In a genomic window of Chrysemys picta bellii isolate R12L10 chromosome 1, ASM1138683v2, whole genome shotgun sequence:
- the COL8A1 gene encoding collagen alpha-1(VIII) chain, translating into MAALLASVQLLAVAVTVYLELVRSIQGGIYYGIKQLPPQLPQYQALGQQVPHMPLGKEGIPMQHMGKEVPHMQYGKEYPHLPQYMKEIPQLPMLGKEMMPKKDKEIPLASLRGEQGPPGEPGPRGPPGTPGLPGHGVPGAKGKPGPQGYPGIGKPGMPGMPGKPGAMGLPGSRGEMGPKGEIGPMGIPGPQGPLGPPGLPGIGKPGVQGLPGQQGVKGEPGMKGPPGLPGLQGPKGEKGIGIPGLPGLKGPPGLPGPPGPVGLPGIGKPGMIGFPGPQGPIGKPGLPGEQGPQGLLGAPGIQGPPGLPGVGKPGQDGIPGQPGFPGGKGEQGLPGLPGPPGLPGIGKPGFPGPKGDRGMGGFPGALGPKGEKGHMGPPGMGGPPGEPGQPGLPGVMGPSGAVGFPGPKGEGGPVGPQGPIGPKGEPGLQGFPGKPGFPGEVGPPGLRGLPGPMGPKGEAGHKGLPGLPGVPGQLGPKGEPGIPGDQGHQGPSGIPGIAGPSGPIGPPGLPGPKGEPGVPGPPGFPGVGKPGVSGLQGPPGKPGALGPPGQPGLQGPPGPPGPPGPPVIIPPTPPAIGQYLPEMGPGIDGVKTPPGYMGKKGKHGGAVYEMPAFTAELTTPFPRVGVPVKFDKLLYNGRQNYNPLTGIFTCEIPGIYYFAYHVHCKGASVWVALYKNNEPLMYTYDEYKKGFLDQASGSTVIQLMPGDKVYIQMPSEQAAGLYAGQYVHSSFSGYLLYPM; encoded by the exons ATGGCTGCGCTGCTAGCCTCTGTgcagctgctggcagtggctgtaACAGTTTACCTAGAGCTAGTGAGATCCATTCAAGGGGGCATCTATTATGGGATCAAGCAGCTGCCACCCCAACTCCCGCAATATCAGGCCCTTGGACAACAAGTACCTCACATGCCACTGGGCAAAGAAGGCATTCCAATGCAGCACATGGGCAAGGAGGTGCCACACATGCAATATGGAAAAGAATACCCTCATCTGCCTCAGTACATGAAAGAAATCCCCCAACTGCCTATGCTCGGCAAGGAGATGATGCCAAAAAAAGATAAAG aaattccattagCCAGTTTGAGAGGTGAGCAAGGTCCCCCTGGTGAGCCTGGACCAAGAGGGCCACCAGGGACCCCAGGATTACCAGGTCATGGAGTGCCAGGAGCCAAAGGAAAACCAGGTCCACAAGGATATCCAGGAATAGGCAAACCAGGTATGCCTGGAATGCCTGGAAAACCAGGAGCAATGGGGCTCCCTGGGTCAAGAGGTGAGATGGGACCAAAGGGAGAGATTGGACCTATGGGAATACCAGGGCCACAGGGACCACTAGGGCCTCCTGGACTGCCTGGAATAGGAAAACCAGGTGTTCAAGGATTACCAGGACAACAAGGAGTAAAGGGTGAACCAGGAATGAAAGGACCACCAGGACTCCCGGGGCTTCAAGGGCCTAAAGGAGAAAAAGGCATTGGGATTCCAGGTTTACCAGGGTTAAAAGGTCCACCTGGGCTACCTGGCCCTCCAGGTCCAGTTGGACTCCCAGGGATAGGCAAACCAGGAATGATTGGGTTTCCAGGACCACAGGGACCTATAGGTAAACCAGGACTTCCAGGTGAACAAGGGCCACAAGGTCTTCTTGGGGCACCTGGGATTCAAGGTCCACCTGGCCTTCCAGGTGTTGGAAAACCAGGTCAAGATGGAATCCCAGGCCAGCCTGGATTCCCAGGTGGAAAGGGGGAACAAGGCTTGCCGGGTTTACCAGGGCCACCGGGCCTACCAGGAATTGGGAAACCAGGATTTCCTGGGCCTAAAGGTGATCGTGGCATGGGTGGTTTCCCTGGAGCACTGGGGCCTAAAGGTGAGAAAGGGCACATGGGTCCTCCTGGCATGGGTGGGCCTCCCGGGGAGCCAGGTCAACCAGGATTACCAGGAGTAATGGGGCCATCTGGTGCTGTTGGTTTCCCAGGACCAAAAGGAGAAGGTGGACCTGTAGGGCCTCAAGGACCTATTGGTCCAAAAGGTGAGCCTGGccttcaaggtttcccaggaaagCCAGGTTTTCCTGGGGAAGTAGGACCCCCAGGTCTTAGAGGACTACCTGGTCCAATGGGGCCAAAGGGAGAAGCTGGTCACAAAGGTTTGCCAGGCCTGCCTGGTGTTCCTGGGCAATTAGGACCAAAAGGGGAACCTGGAATCCCCGGTGATCAAGGCCATCAAGGTCCATCTGGAATCCCAGGTATCGCAGGACCCAGTGGCCCAATCGGACCACCTGGACTTCCAGGACCTAAAGGAGAACCAGGTGTACCTGGTCCACCAGGCTTTCCAGGAGTAGGGAAACCTGGTGTTTCAGGGCTGCAAGGACCACCAGGAAAACCTGGGGCACTTGGTCCACCTGGCCAGCCGGGTCTCCAGGGTCCACCTGGTCCTCCAGGTCCACCCGGTCCTCCAGTAATAATCCCACCCACCCCACCGGCCATTGGACAATATTTGCCAGAGATGGGGCCTGGCATCGATGGAGTGAAGACCCCACCTGGCTATATGGGCAAGAAAGGCAAGCATGGTGGCGCTGTCTACGAAATGCCTGCATTCACAGCAGAACTCACCACACCCTTCCCACGGGTAGGGGTGCCTGTGAAATTTGACAAGCTTCTCTACAATGGCAGGCAGAACTATAACCCACTGACTGGTATCTTCACCTGTGAGATCCCTGGGATTTACTACTTTGCCTACCATGTTCACTGTAAAGGGGCCAGCGTCTGGGTAGCTTTGTACAAGAACAATGAGCCACTGATGTATACATACGATGAATATAAAAAAGGTTTCCTGGACCAAGCTTCTGGAAGCACCGTCATTCAGCTGATGCCTGGAGACAAAGTTTATATTCAGATGCCATCTGAACAGGCAGCGGGACTCTATGCTGGGCAATATGTTCACTCATCTTTCTCAGGATATTTATTGTATcctatgtaa